One stretch of Candidatus Cloacimonas sp. DNA includes these proteins:
- a CDS encoding NTP transferase domain-containing protein, producing the protein MKVTAIILASGKGKRCGLPKAEMQIQGKSFLVHLQEILLEAGMADVFIAQYQDTSDMLSTLIRAVNELKKSQENSGYLVFPVDFPFVKPQTVVALMQEHRQNPNAVIRPIYKNKRGHPILIPACINLDNDDNQQGLKYIIRNSGLPLYDVPVEDDGILKNVNTREDLSLWMPKN; encoded by the coding sequence ATGAAGGTTACGGCTATAATTCTGGCTTCCGGGAAGGGAAAGCGTTGCGGTTTACCTAAAGCGGAAATGCAAATTCAAGGTAAAAGCTTTTTAGTCCATTTGCAGGAAATTCTCTTAGAGGCAGGAATGGCAGATGTTTTTATTGCTCAATATCAAGATACATCCGATATGCTATCTACTTTGATAAGGGCAGTTAACGAGCTGAAAAAAAGTCAGGAGAATAGCGGCTACCTTGTGTTTCCAGTAGATTTTCCCTTTGTAAAACCTCAAACGGTAGTTGCTCTTATGCAAGAACATCGGCAAAACCCCAATGCTGTTATTCGTCCGATTTATAAAAATAAAAGAGGACACCCGATTTTGATTCCTGCCTGCATAAATTTGGATAATGACGATAACCAACAGGGACTGAAATATATTATCCGGAATTCTGGATTGCCGCTTTATGATGTTCCGGTTGAAGATGACGGTATCTTAAAAAATGTTAATACCCGAGAGGATTTAAGCTTATGGATGCCCAAGAATTGA
- a CDS encoding phosphate acyltransferase: MITKLKELAEKAKNSGKKTRIAVAVAEDNNTINAILNAVQEGFIVPYLIGNAIKIRELIPSDIALNRLEIINITEPAKAVKEAVRMVRNNEADVLMKGLVGTDTFLKAVLDKEQGLLPPKAVMSYTCALEIPKYRKLLFVSDTAVLINPDLDQKIAMINYSVAMARRFGIEKPKVALISATEKVMPSMQETLDYALLCKMAERGQIKNCLVDGPMDIFLACDPESLAIKGIQSPLAGDADILIFPNLESANSFYKGLMLFGEGELAGLICGTTKPVIVMSRSESEKSKYYCIALSCLMAEEK, encoded by the coding sequence ATGATTACCAAACTTAAAGAACTTGCTGAAAAAGCTAAGAACAGCGGTAAAAAAACCCGCATTGCCGTTGCCGTTGCTGAAGATAATAACACTATAAATGCTATTTTGAACGCTGTTCAAGAAGGTTTCATTGTTCCATATCTTATTGGAAATGCAATAAAAATAAGGGAACTAATTCCTTCGGATATAGCTCTTAACCGATTAGAAATAATAAATATAACCGAGCCGGCTAAAGCTGTTAAAGAAGCAGTTAGAATGGTGCGTAACAATGAAGCTGATGTTTTAATGAAAGGACTGGTAGGAACTGATACTTTCCTGAAAGCAGTTCTGGATAAAGAACAGGGGCTTTTACCCCCCAAAGCAGTGATGAGTTATACCTGCGCTTTGGAGATTCCCAAATACCGTAAACTGCTTTTTGTTAGTGATACGGCTGTGCTTATAAACCCCGATTTGGATCAGAAAATAGCGATGATTAATTACAGTGTTGCTATGGCAAGGCGTTTTGGTATTGAGAAACCGAAAGTGGCTTTAATATCCGCTACCGAAAAAGTGATGCCTTCTATGCAAGAGACCCTGGATTATGCTCTTTTATGCAAAATGGCAGAGAGGGGTCAAATAAAGAATTGCCTTGTGGACGGTCCGATGGATATTTTTCTTGCCTGCGATCCCGAGTCCCTGGCTATCAAAGGAATTCAAAGTCCTTTAGCAGGTGATGCTGATATCCTTATTTTCCCCAATCTGGAAAGCGCTAACAGTTTTTATAAAGGGCTAATGCTTTTTGGAGAGGGAGAATTAGCAGGGCTAATTTGTGGAACGACTAAACCAGTTATAGTTATGAGCCGTAGTGAAAGTGAAAAATCCAAATATTACTGCATTGCCCTATCTTGTTTAATGGCGGAGGAAAAATGA
- the glyA gene encoding serine hydroxymethyltransferase: MNHIQKTDPEIYAAIMNELKRERENLELIASENFTSLAVLETQGCVMTNKYAEGYPYRWSKKTGAINYNLYGRYYGGCEFINDAERLAIERAKQIFGADHANVQPHSGSQANMAAYFTLVKPGDTVMALELSHGGHLTHGHPLSFSGQLYNIVPYAVNKETEQLDYDELEALALEHKPQMILAGASAYPRKLDFARFREIADKVGAKLMVDMAHIAGLVAVGLHQSPVPYADIVTSTTHKTLRGPRAGLILCKEEYAKEVDSKVFPGVQGGPLMHIIAAKAVAFQEALQPEFKIYQQKVVENAEALANALIKNGFKLVSGGTDTHLMLIDLGPEINGSPSGKKMEEALDKAGITANKNTVPFDTRSPFVASGIRLGTPAVTTRGMGKAEMEQIADFIKRVYEHIDNEEYLQEMKTEVHSLTDKFPLYPEL, translated from the coding sequence ATGAACCACATTCAAAAAACCGATCCCGAAATTTACGCTGCCATTATGAATGAACTGAAAAGAGAGCGTGAAAATCTGGAACTGATTGCCAGCGAGAATTTTACTTCCCTGGCGGTTTTGGAAACCCAGGGATGTGTGATGACCAATAAATATGCTGAAGGTTATCCCTACCGTTGGAGCAAAAAAACCGGTGCTATTAATTACAACCTTTATGGAAGATATTATGGCGGCTGTGAATTTATCAACGATGCCGAACGCTTAGCCATTGAGCGGGCAAAACAAATTTTTGGAGCTGACCATGCTAATGTTCAACCCCATAGCGGTTCGCAGGCAAATATGGCTGCCTATTTTACCCTTGTTAAACCAGGGGACACAGTTATGGCTTTGGAACTTTCTCATGGGGGACATTTAACCCATGGTCATCCTCTTTCTTTCAGCGGTCAGCTATATAATATTGTTCCTTACGCTGTTAATAAAGAAACCGAACAATTGGATTATGATGAACTGGAAGCATTGGCTTTGGAACATAAACCACAAATGATTTTAGCTGGTGCTTCTGCCTATCCCCGGAAACTGGATTTTGCCAGATTTCGTGAAATTGCTGATAAAGTTGGAGCTAAGCTTATGGTGGATATGGCTCATATTGCAGGACTTGTAGCCGTCGGTTTACATCAAAGCCCGGTTCCTTATGCTGATATTGTTACTTCCACAACTCATAAGACATTGCGGGGACCGCGTGCCGGGCTTATTTTATGTAAAGAAGAATATGCCAAGGAAGTGGATAGCAAAGTTTTCCCTGGTGTGCAAGGCGGTCCTTTAATGCATATTATTGCTGCCAAAGCAGTTGCTTTTCAAGAAGCGCTACAACCGGAATTTAAAATCTATCAGCAAAAGGTTGTAGAAAATGCTGAGGCATTAGCCAACGCTTTAATTAAAAACGGTTTTAAACTTGTTTCCGGAGGAACGGATACTCATTTGATGTTAATTGATTTGGGACCTGAAATTAATGGCAGTCCCAGTGGCAAGAAAATGGAAGAAGCACTTGATAAAGCAGGAATTACTGCAAATAAAAATACCGTTCCTTTTGATACCAGAAGTCCTTTTGTCGCCTCTGGAATTCGTTTAGGAACTCCTGCTGTAACAACTCGTGGAATGGGAAAAGCGGAAATGGAACAGATTGCCGATTTTATTAAACGAGTTTACGAGCATATTGATAACGAAGAATACTTGCAAGAAATGAAGACAGAAGTTCATTCCTTAACGGATAAATTTCCCCTTTATCCTGAACTGTAA
- a CDS encoding phosphate acyltransferase, with amino-acid sequence MQISKLDQMFDVLATMPKKRLVAAWGVDSHTIRAAYTAVEMGLIDATIVGDEKKILSVCEEHHLDCSKLHIVHCANDVKSAALAVEMINKGEGDFLMKGLLSTDRYMKAILNKECGLMDAGAILSHVTVTESKHYHKLLIVGDVAIIPLPDLNQKIAITNYLIKTAHILGIETPKVGLLSASEQTLPKITSSAEAAIIAKMAQRGQIKGALIEGPLGLDMILDRESALIKGVDSPVCGDADCILFPNIESGNTFYKTIIKLAKSELGAIVMGARVPCVLTSRGDSERSKLYSIALAAMLA; translated from the coding sequence ATGCAAATTAGCAAACTTGACCAAATGTTCGATGTTTTAGCTACTATGCCCAAAAAGCGTTTAGTAGCTGCCTGGGGTGTTGATTCACATACCATCAGGGCAGCTTACACAGCAGTAGAGATGGGTCTTATTGATGCTACCATAGTGGGAGATGAAAAAAAGATACTTTCCGTTTGTGAAGAACATCATCTGGATTGTTCAAAATTGCACATTGTTCATTGTGCTAACGATGTTAAGTCCGCTGCCTTAGCTGTTGAAATGATAAATAAGGGAGAAGGCGATTTTTTGATGAAAGGGCTTCTTTCCACCGACCGCTATATGAAGGCAATTTTAAATAAGGAATGCGGATTGATGGATGCCGGGGCGATTTTATCTCATGTAACGGTTACCGAATCTAAGCACTACCATAAGTTATTAATTGTTGGTGATGTAGCTATTATACCCCTGCCGGATTTAAATCAGAAAATTGCCATCACCAATTACTTGATTAAGACCGCTCACATTTTAGGAATTGAAACCCCTAAAGTGGGTCTGCTTTCAGCCAGTGAACAGACCTTGCCCAAAATTACTTCTTCTGCTGAAGCTGCAATTATTGCAAAAATGGCACAGCGAGGTCAGATTAAAGGTGCTTTAATTGAAGGTCCTTTGGGGTTGGATATGATTCTGGATAGAGAAAGTGCTCTTATTAAAGGTGTAGATAGTCCCGTTTGCGGAGATGCGGATTGCATTCTTTTTCCTAATATTGAATCCGGTAACACCTTTTATAAAACTATCATCAAATTGGCAAAAAGCGAATTGGGAGCTATAGTTATGGGAGCGCGGGTTCCCTGTGTTTTAACTTCCCGGGGTGATAGTGAACGCAGTAAATTATACTCTATAGCTTTAGCGGCTATGCTGGCATAA
- the rpiB gene encoding ribose 5-phosphate isomerase B yields MKIAIAADHAGYEMKEAIKSAFPELEFADFGTNSNESMDYPDTGFPAARAVAEGKCDKGILICGSGIGMSITANKVSGIRAALCGNTDIARLSRKHNDANILVLAGRFTAIPYAIEITKTWLNTPFEGGRHINRINKIHQGER; encoded by the coding sequence ATGAAAATAGCTATTGCAGCAGACCATGCCGGCTATGAAATGAAAGAAGCAATAAAAAGTGCCTTTCCCGAATTAGAATTTGCGGATTTTGGCACAAACAGTAATGAAAGTATGGATTATCCCGATACGGGTTTTCCTGCAGCCAGAGCTGTTGCAGAAGGAAAATGTGATAAGGGTATCCTAATTTGCGGCAGCGGTATAGGAATGAGCATAACTGCCAATAAGGTTTCAGGTATTAGAGCTGCTTTATGCGGAAATACAGATATAGCTCGACTTTCAAGAAAGCATAATGATGCTAATATTTTGGTTTTGGCAGGCAGATTTACAGCCATTCCTTATGCCATAGAAATTACCAAAACCTGGCTAAATACTCCTTTTGAAGGCGGAAGACATATAAATAGAATTAATAAAATACATCAAGGAGAAAGGTAA
- a CDS encoding nitroreductase family protein, with the protein MDAQELIFDRHSVRDFLPEPIAMEILSDILQAGRLAPSTQNRQPWRYIVFTENAKIRKLAVNCGLIGLSNFFIRQAPCLIIACADLKDNININGQDYYLVDTAISFHQLLLYARSYGIESCWLAAFSEKKLRNYLQLPTQWKIVAMAPLGYPKEKKGFYSKTISGLAKSSQRKPLEEIVRFM; encoded by the coding sequence ATGGATGCCCAAGAATTGATTTTTGACAGGCACAGTGTGCGGGATTTTTTGCCCGAACCCATTGCAATGGAGATTTTAAGTGATATACTGCAGGCGGGGAGATTAGCGCCTTCTACTCAAAATCGTCAGCCCTGGCGATATATAGTATTTACGGAAAATGCCAAAATTCGGAAATTGGCTGTAAACTGCGGATTGATTGGACTTTCCAATTTCTTTATTCGTCAGGCACCGTGTTTAATTATTGCCTGTGCTGATCTTAAAGATAATATTAACATCAACGGACAGGATTATTATCTGGTAGATACTGCTATTTCCTTCCATCAGTTATTGTTATATGCACGCAGCTATGGTATTGAGAGTTGCTGGCTGGCTGCTTTTTCTGAAAAAAAACTAAGGAACTATCTGCAACTTCCTACGCAATGGAAAATTGTAGCTATGGCTCCCTTGGGTTATCCCAAAGAAAAAAAGGGGTTCTATTCTAAAACGATTAGTGGACTTGCTAAAAGTAGCCAGAGAAAACCCCTGGAAGAAATAGTTCGTTTTATGTGA